The Apium graveolens cultivar Ventura chromosome 11, ASM990537v1, whole genome shotgun sequence genome has a window encoding:
- the LOC141695679 gene encoding uncharacterized protein LOC141695679, whose product MDVEGEKWVTVPKYSDRYRKGDEAFVNQAFSRYVVGNELKSPCKKCGNRFWSGAKAIHEHLVCNGPCSHSVEWIYEVSTHEIDRVADEMDINIGVGLGDEFDDMIHNAYGTNDVTDHVGRTGLNDDARKFYRLVKEGGQPLYPECKKFSRLSFLVRLYQLKCIHGFSESGFSDLLELIKEVFPHVNLPSSFSATKGMIKDLGLDYQKIHACPNDYMLFWAENERLENCAKCGTSRWRVVEKKAKARSDANIELASNPKIPAKVMRYFPLKPRLQRMFLSSDFSSSMTWHALSRKKDGRLRHPADGKGWKSMDSKYPEFAAEMRNVRLGLVADGFNPYGSMNISHSTWPVVLVNYNLPPWLIMKPKNLIISSLIPGPVYPGNEIDVYMQPLIAELKELWAVGIETYDARLDNTFKLHASLLWTISDFPGYGILSGWSTKGKLACPSCHYETSSTYLKHSKKVVYLNH is encoded by the coding sequence ATGGATGTTGAAGGAGAGAAATGGGTAACAGTTCCCAAGTACAGTGATAGATATAGGAAGGGAGATGAAGCTTTTGTTAACCAAGCATTTTCCCGATATGTCGTAGGAAACGAGCTTAAGTCCCCTTGTAAGAAATGTGGTAATCGTTTTTGGAGTGGTGCTAAGGCTATACACGAACATCTAGTCTGTAATGGTCCTTGTTCCCATTCCGTTGAATGGATTTACGAGGTCTCAACCCATGAGATAGATAGGGTTGCTGATGAGATGGATATTAATATAGGTGTAGGTCTTGGAGATGAATTTGATGATATGATACACAATGCATATGGTACTAATGACGTTACTGACCACGTTGGTAGAACAGGACTAAACGATGATGCAAGGAAATTTTATCGCCTTGTTAAGGAGGGTGGACAACCGTTATATCCCGAGTGCAAAAAATTTAGTCGATTAAGTTTCTTAGTTAGGCTTTATCAACTAAAGTGCATTCATGGATTTAGCGAATCAGGATTTAGTGACTTACTTGAATTGATAAAGGAGGTTTTCCCTCATGTAAATCTTCCGTCTTCTTTTAGTGCGACAAAGGGTATGATTAAAGACCTAGGACTTGATTACCAAAAGATACATGCATGTCCAAATGATTACATGCTCTTTTGGGCAGAAAACGAGAGGCTGGAGAATTGTGCTAAGTGTGGAACATCAAGATGGAGAGTAGTTGAAAAGAAGGCGAAGGCCAGGTCTGATGCAAACATAGAACTAGCATCGAATCCTAAAATCCCGGCTAAAGTGATGAGATACTTCCCTTTAAAGCCAAGGCTGCAGAGAATGTTCTTGAGCTCTGATTTCTCGAGCTCAATGACATGGCATGCTTTATCACGAAAGAAAGATGGACGGTTAAGGCATCCGGCTGATGGAAAGGGTTGGAAGTCGATGGACAGTAAATATCCTGAATTTGCTGCCGAAATGCGAAATGTACGATTGGGTTTAGTGGCAGACGGTTTCAATCCATATGGATCAATGAACATATCTCATAGCACCTGGCCAGTAGTGCTCGTAAATTATAACCTCCCCCCCTGGTTAATCATGAAACCCAAAAATCTAATTATTTCATCCTTAATCCCTGGTCCAGTTTATCCCGGTAATGAAATTGACGTGTATATGCAACCGTTAATTGCAGAGTTGAAGGAGTTATGGGCTGTTGGAATAGAAACTTATGATGCCAGGTTAGACAACACGTTTAAGCTACACGCAAGCCTATTATGGACGATAAGTGATTTCCCTGGATATGGGATTTTATCCGGTTGGAGCACGAAAGGAAAGCTGGCTTGTCCTTCATGTCACTATGAGACCTCATCGACATATTTGAAACATAGTAAGAAGGTTGTGTATTTAAACCATTGA